Proteins encoded in a region of the Suricata suricatta isolate VVHF042 chromosome 10, meerkat_22Aug2017_6uvM2_HiC, whole genome shotgun sequence genome:
- the E2F7 gene encoding transcription factor E2F7 gives MCIEVNCLTLKDLINPRQPRIDFAIEDGGNAQKENIFVDLSRMALKTPVKNEPIDLSKQKPFTPERNPITPVKLVDRQQAEPWTPTANLKVLISAASPEIRDREKKKGLFRPTENKDGAFTDSLQFDVVGDSAVDEFEKQRPSRKQKSLGLLCQKFLARYPSYPLSTEKTTISLDEVAVSLGVERRRIYDIVNVLESLHLVSRVAKNQYSWHGRHSLPKTLRSLQRLGEEQKYEEQMAHLQQKELDQKDCKLGERKKDGCPDSQDQQLLDFSEPNYPSSSANSRKDKSLRIMSQKFVMLFLVSKTKIVTLDMAAKILIKESQDTPNHSKFKTKVRRLYDIANVLTSLALIKKVHVTAERGRKSAFKWIGPVDFSSSDEELVDASASVLPELKQETYGQIQVCAEQRLARHGSFNTVQASERIQRKVNSEPSSPCKEEQESSGYSLEIGSVAAVYQQKIEDSSEGKAFASKRVMPPSSSLDPVAPSPTRAVDSEYCVNPLAHQVFSVAQTDRQAFSMQNSLTAQAGVSLSSAASVRKTPKPALLTGQPLLYVPSTPLFLLYGNVQEGPAPGSGLGSERDRRSLEVTAAEQPPTPSGQKRLRKERKPEEEQPATKRQSRDNEDSPLALVMPKKPSGSTDIASPKTLGPPGSAPLEDTHTGSQLSAAEEASGKASANGCVSSQWGNPSRDAEIEKTSKENESTKESSLLQYFYVQSPAGLNGFNVLLSGSQTPHALGPPSGQLPPLSIPCMVLPSPTLGTFPVLYSPTMTRPASSAPGAVPNAGPVNFGLPGLGSTAHLLISPANMVTPKSSTLPPTDPQLQGSGSLTLSPVMLRSHSTVQPESSIYGGHPAPVVKLYKSPVPVTPNNTRRTHRETFFKTPGNLGDPVLWRRERKVALNTSSAQRRLEIPSSEAD, from the exons gaaaacatattTGTTGATCTCTCGAGGATGGCCCTGAAGACTCCAGTAAAAAATGAGCCAATTGATTTATCAAAGCAAAAACCCTTCACTCCAGAAAGAAACCCCATTACTCCAGTTAAGCTTGTTGACAGACAGCAGGCAGAACCGTGGACGCCCACCGCTAACCTGAAGGTGCTAATTAGTGCTGCCAGCCCTGAAATAAGAGACCGGGAGAAGAAGAAGGGACTGTTCAGACCCACTGAAAACAAGGATGGTGCCTTTACAGACTCTCTGCAG TTTGATGTTGTAGGGGACAGTGCTGTGGATGAATTTGAAAAGCAAAGGCcaagcagaaaacagaaaagtctaGGACTCCTGTGCCAGAAGTTTCTAGCTCGCTATCCAAGCTATCCCTTGTCAACCGAGAAAACAACCATCTCCCTAGATGAAGTTGCTGTCAGTCTTG GCGTTGAAAGGAGACGTATCTATGACATTGTAAATGTGCTGGAATCACTGCATCTGGTCAGCCGGGTGGCCAAGAATCAGTATAGCTGGCATGGACGGCACAGCCTGCCAAAAACCCTGAGGAGCCTCCAGAgactgggagaggagcagaagtaTGAAGAGCAGATGGCACATCTCCAGCAGAAAGAGCTAGACCAGAAGGATTGTAAACTCGGAGAACGTAAAAAAGACGGCTGTCCAGATTCTCAAGATCAACAGCTCCTGGATTTCTCTGAACCCAACTACCCCTCTT CATCTGCAAACAGTAGAAAAGACAAGTCTCTAAGAATTATGAGCCAGAAGTTTGTCATGCTATTCCTCGTCTCCAAAACGAAGATTGTTACTCTTGATATGGCTGCCAAAATACTGATAAAAGAGAGCCAGGATACCCCAAACCatagtaaatttaaaa CAAAGGTACGACGCCTCTATGACATCGCCAATGTTCTGACCAGCTTGGCTCTCATAAAGAAGGTGCATGTAACAGCGGAGCGAGGCCGTAAATCAGCCTTCAAGTGGATCGGGCCCGTGGACTTCAGCTCCAGCG atGAAGAACTAGTGGATGCTTCTGCATCTGTCTTACCAGAATTGAAACAAGAAACATATGGCCAGATTCAAGTCTGTGCAGAACAGAGGCTGGCTCGACATGGTTCTTTTAACACAGTTCAGGCTTCTGAGAGGATCCAGAGGAAAGTGAACTCAGAGCCCAGCAGCCCTTGTAAAGAAGAACAAG aatcAAGTGGCTACTCCTTAGAAATTGGAAGTGTGGCAGCTGTTTACCAACAGAAAATAGAAGACAGTTCAGA GGGGAAAGCCTTTGCCAGTAAGAGAGTGATGCCTCCGTCAAGCAGCCTGGACCCTGTTGCTCCTTCCCCTACCCGGGCTGTTGACTCAGAATACTGTGTTAATCCTTTAGCACACCAAGTATTTTCTGTGGCCCAAACAGACCGGCAGGCCTTCTCCATGCAGAATAGTCTGACTGCACAAGCGGGTGTCTCACTGTCTTCTGCAGCCTCAGTCAGGAAGACCCCAAAGCCAGCTCTGCTGACCGGCCAGCCCTTGTTGTACGTGCCCTCCACCCCACTGTTCCTGCTGTATGGGAACGTACAGGAGGGACCGGCCCCAGGGTCAGGCTTGGGGTCAGAGAGGGACCGCAGAAGCTTGGAGGTCACGGCAGCAGAACAGCCACCCACACCCTCAGGTCAGAAGCGCCTCCGCAAGGAGAGGAAACCTGAGGAGGAGCAGCCAGCCACTAAAAGACAGAGCAGGGACAATGAAGACAGCCCTCTAGCCCTTGTCATGCCCAAG AAACCCTCAGGTTCCACAGACATCGCTTCTCCCAAGACCCTGGGTCCCCCAGGATCTGCACCCCTGGAAGACACTCACACAGGGAGCCAACTCTCTGCTGCAGAAGAGGCTTCAGGAAAGGCTTCAGCAAACGGCTGCGTGTCTTCTCAGTGGGGAAATCCTTCAAGAGATGCAGAGATTGAAAagacttcaaaagaaaatgaaagcaccaaAGAGTCCTCTTTGCTGCAGTATTTTTATGTACAGTCGCCAGCCG GATTAAATGGTTTCAATGTGCTCTTATCCGGCAGTCAGACCCCCCATGCCCTGGGGCCACCTTCAGGTCAGCTGCCACCCCTCAGCATTCCTTGCATGGTCTTACCATCCCCGACGCTGGGCACTTTTCCTGTTCTCTATTCTCCCACAATGACCAGACCGGCTTCTTCTGCCCCTGGTGCTGTCCCAAATGCGGGACCTGTGAATTTTGGCTTGCCTGGCCTCGGATCAACGGCTCATCTTCTCATCAGTCCTGCAAACATGGTTACTCCAAAATCGTCGACACTCCCCCCCACAGACCCTCAGCTTCAGGGTTCGGGCTCCCTCACCCTGAGCCCTGTGATGTTGAGATCACACAGTACCGTCCAGCCTGAATCCTCCATATATGGGGGGCATCCGGCCCCCGTGGTAAAATTATACAAG TCACCGGTTCCAGTGACCCCCAATAACACCCGACGAACACATCGTGAGACATTTTTCAAGACGCCTGGCAACCTAGGAGACCCCGTcctttggaggagagagaggaaagtggcACTAAACACCAGCTCGGCACAGAGGAGACTCGAAATCCCCAGCAGCGAGGCTGACTAA